The genomic interval ATCGCGTGGGGACTCCAGAGCTAGTTCCTAAAAACGTTATCTGCAAAGCCGAGTTAACTCCAATGTTTCTAGTTGTGGCGTTTTGACTGGTGGCGTGTTCACTTCTCGCAACTTGCCAATTGCTTTCCCAACTATAGCCGAGAATCCTGGTGCCACGGCAAAGAGAGCACTTAGGGCAGCGATCGCTGCTTCTCCACCACCGCCTGCCGAAACCCCACCACCACAAAAATATTCGACAGAGTCAAGAACAACTCCGCCCCCCCATGTAGCCAATCAATATCCGCCAAATTCGCCCCATAAGCCACCTTGGCATAAATACCCGCCGGAATCGTCACCGCCACAAACAGCAACGTCAAATAAAACCCAATCAAAGCTAAGCGAGGCGTCTGCCCAGACCGAGTCAGAAACCAGAGAAAACCCAAGTAGGGAAACAGCGAGATAGCGAAGAGAGATTCTTTGGACATGAGGGGAAGGGATGAAGGAGGAAGGATGAGGGAGGAAAGAAAAAGGAGGAAGGATGAGGGAGGAAGGATGAAAGAAGAGTTAAAAGTTGGGCTTTAGGAATTTGGCTGGATATCGAAATACTCACAGCTAGACCCGTCTGGAGGGGGTCTGGGGGACGCAACCGTCCCTCAGCGGGGTTTGGGGGCGAGTGCCCTCAAGGCTCGGATTTTAGAGTAAAAACAACCCACAACATTATTTTGAGTCCAAAGGTGGCACCACATCACCCTTACGGCTGGCCCGCCAAATCCACCAACCCGCAAACAACAACGTAAAATTCCCCACCACCGTCATCGCCGCCTGAAATGTCACCAACCACTCCAAAGAAGCAGGATTATCAAAAAAGTGCCAAGTACAAGCACACATTGCACTCACCAAAGCAGGCAACATTCCCAACGAAAGCGATCGCCAAGCCCGATTTTGGCTCACCTCAGCATACGTCCAGATTAGCCAAATCGCCGCCATCCACTCCAGCACACTAGAAATATGAATAATCCAAGTAGGAATTGAAAGTGCGTGCATGTTACGCCTCACCCAAATTGCTGCCGACACAAAACCGTGTCACTAACTTTTTATGCTACCGCTTCCAGAACTCCGGTATTGTAAGGTTGACAGTACGGGAGTCAGAGGATGGAATCAGTTCGGGCGGTCTTGTGTGGCTATTATGGCAAAGGCAACGGGGGAGACGAAGCCCTGCTGGCCTCGCTGCTGCAAATGCTCCCTAACCATGTCACCCCAATCGTGCTGTCGGGTGACTCAGCCCAAACTCAAGCTGCTTATGGCGTGGAAGCCTGCGATCGCAAAACCCCTCAAGTCTTAGTTCCTGCCCTCAAACAAGCCAATGTCCTGATTTGGGGTGGCGGTAGCCTAATGCAAGATGTGACCAGTGCCGCTAGCCCAGTTTATTACGGGGGCTTGATGGGCTTAGCGCAACGATTTGGCCTCAAAACGATTGCTTGGGCGCAGGGAGTTGGCCCCTTAAATCGTAGTTTTACCCGGTGGTTGGCTCGTCAAGCTTTTACCAACTGTGATGCGGTGAGCGTGCGAGATCAAGGTTCTGCTGCCCTTTTATCTGAGTGGCAAGTGCCATTTCTACTCGCGCCTGACCCTGTTTGGGCCTTGGAAGCAAAACTCGTCGAAGGGCTGTGGGATTTGCCAGCACCACGCGTGGCGGTTGCTCTGCGATCGCACTCCTCCCTCACCCCCGAACGCCTAGCTACCTTTACTCAGGCTCTGATCGATTTCCAAAAAGCAACCCAAACTTGCATTTTGCTGGTGCCGTTTCAACCTGCTCAGGACTTGGCGATCGCCGAAGCCATTCAACCTCAACTGCCTGGACCTAGCAAAATTCTCAGTTTGAGCGATCCGCAACAACTCAAAGGGGTGTTTCGGGGCGTAGAGATGGCGATCGCGATGCGCTACCACGGTCTAATTATGGCCGCAGCCGAGGGATGCCGCTGTTTTGCCCTCAGCTACGACCCTAAAGTGAGCCAACTGATGAGTGAGCTAGAGATTCCGGGTTGGGATTTGGTCGGTGGTTCGCCGCATCCAGTGATGCCTGATGATGCCCATGCCATTAGCCAAGCTTGGATAGAGTGCTATGCCAATGGTGAGCCGCTTTCAGCGAATCAAATTCAGTCCTTGGTCGATCGCGCGTTAATGCATCGCGATCTCTTGCATCAAGCGCTCCAAGGCTTGTAGCTTAGCGAATTCTAACCCTTAACCCTATAGCCTCCAATCAGCCTCTAGCGTCCCAACCCAAGCGACTTATTCGCCGATGGTGACTTGGCTGGTGTCTACCTCTGTAGCTCCGTTGATGCCACGGGCGATCGCGACCATTGTTTGGAGTTCTTGTTCGTTGGGGGCTTTGCCTTTGAGAACGACGGTGCTGCCTGTTTGAGCGACCCAGAGGGTTTCGATGTCGCCGACGTTGGGGTCACGATCGAAGGCTTGGGCGACGCGCTTGGCTAAACCGCTTTGGTCATATTCGCCGTTCAGTCCAACTCGTTCAGGTGGAATGGTGGCGGGGGCGGAGGTAGCTGCCTGTGTGGTTGCTGCGGTAGGGGTAGATGGAGTTGCGGTCGGTGCTGCGGGTGCGGCATCTGCTTTTTCTTGACCAAAGATTCGATCTAACCAGCCCATTTTTATTTCCTCAAAATAAACCAATCGACTCTACAGGTGTTTGAGGAGAAAATCAGGGAAATTAGGGCAAGTTAGCGATCGCTTTATTACCAAAGCTCTAGTTGCCGTCACTGATACCCCACTGAAATTTCATCGCTTCAATGCTTTGTAGCAAGTCTGAGACTTTGACTGGGCTTTCTTCTGGGATCAACTGCTGCATGATTTCTACGGCTTTGGTGAAGTCTTCTGTGCCGCTGGAGTTGGCGGTGTGAAAAACCAATCGATCAATTCGGGCTAAATGCGCGGCTAATATCTGTAGCAAAGCCATGAGGACACGATTGCCGCCGTAGGCTCCACAGCCCCAAAATCCAGTATGAATTACGACTTGGTGGGTGCGGTCTACGTTTAAGCTTGATTCGATGCGGGCTGCGGTAAATCCTGTAAAGGCTGTACTAAGAATGTATTCAATCTCCTTGAGTTTGTAGCTGCCATAGCCGCCCGCAGGTGCTTCCATTGCCAGGATGTTGCTGATGGTGGGTGGATTCAGGACTGTGGTGGCTTGTTCAATAGCGGTTGTGCTGGCCATAGCAAAGTTGTTGCCATAAAGACCGTAGGGACGATCGCGCTCTGGGTTGGGATCTGTGGCGATCGCACAACGTCGTTCGACTCCCATGATCAGTGCAGGTGTGGGTTCGCCATTCTCGACGGTGAGGGGTTGTAGGTCGGAAGCTAACAAGGCTTCTCGAAGTGAACCCAAAGCTGGATGCTCTGCGACTTGCATTTCATCTTGAGCAAACAAAGGCCCATCGTAGGCACAAAATAAGTCGTAATGAGCGAAGTTGAGATACCACTCCACCACAGAACTGCCTGGCGGTAAGGGTTCATAACCAAAATAGTCTGCTCTTGGTTCGTAGGCGGTTTGGTGTTGGGTGGGATCTAGGGTTTCGGGCAGGCTAATTTTGCGCCAGCGAGAGAAGACAATTTTACCTTGATGCACAGCTCCTGCGGGACAAGCTATGTCGTAGACCAGCTGTTTATTGGGATCGTAAAAACGAGGAGGAAATTCTGTGACGAGTGTTTGTGCATCAAAGGTGCGGCGAGCAATTAGATTGTCGGCAGCTTGTACCATAACTAGAGGCTCAAAATCAAAATGCTTTGCAAGCTAGCTTAACCGCTCTGCTATCCGTTGCAGTCACACTTAGTCATGAATCAAACTCTCCAAAATCAGCTAGCCAGTGAGTACCAGTTAGCTGAAACCACCTACGCGATCGCGGGTCAAAAACTGACCATCTTTAACGTCGCCAATAACTACGAACTGCTAGACAAAATTGACCCCGACGACTTCCAGAAAGATGAGCGGATGCCCTACTGGGCCGAAATTTGGCCTGCTTCGATCGCTTTGGCTGAGTTTGTCTTGACTCACGCTCGGTTTCGGCAAGCTCGTTGTTTGGAGTTGGGGTCTGGAGTGGGAGTGGTGAGTGTGGCAGGGGCGATCGCGGGGGCACAGATGCTCACTACAGATTACTTTGTCGAAGCGCTAGACTTTGCCCAACTTAATGCTTCGGCGAATCAAGTCACTATCAAAACTCAACTGCTGGATTGGCGAGAGATTACTCTGACGCAACAGTTCGACTACATTTTGGCGGCAGATGTGTTGTATGAGGAGCGGAATCATTTGCCGATTTTGCAGGCGATCGCGCAACTGCTAGCTCTCGGTGGTACTGCCTACATCAGTGATCCGCAACGCACGATCGCTAAGAAGTTTATTGAGCTGGCAACGGAGCACGGTTTTAAGTTGGAGACGATTACGATTCCAGTGGCATGGCGGGAGCTAACGTTGTCAATTGATATTCATGCGTTGTCGCGTTAAGACCTAACCCCCAGCCCCTTCCCTACTAGGGAAGGGGAGCAATACAATTAAAAGCCTCTCTCCGCGTCGGGGAGGGGTTGGGGAGGGGTGCCTGCAAAGTGGTCGAGGAGTTCACGGTGGATGAAGCGATAACGACCCCCAATGCGCTGAAGCAGACGACGCTCTGTGCAGTAGTTGAGGAAGCGGGCGTAGTTCCAGGGGGTAGCGTGAGCACGGGTAAGAACGAAGCGAAGACAAAGGTGCTGAATACATTCAACACCACCGCCAGCCAACAATCCCAAAAGTAGCGCCCCAAAAATGCCAGGGATCAGTGAAACCGAAATAGTTTGAGAAACAATCCCTAAAATAGCCTCTAGAGATTTACCTTCGCGGATTGCACGAGCCATTGAACCTGATAATGGCCCTACTGCGGCAAGTATTACCCCCAACGGATAGCCGAAGAGTGAGACAAAGCACATGCTGTAAAAAGAGTTGCGAATGCCCTGATTTGGCTGCGCTCGTACTTTCAATTCAACTTTCAGCCGAAAAATCAGTCCACCAACTAACCCAACAATCAATCCAAAAACAAGCCCAGCAATCAGCCCAAAAACTAACCCAAACATTAGTCCACCAACTAACCCAAACATCAGTCCCAAAGTTAGCCCAATAACTAGCCCAGCAATCAGCCCAATCTTGAATTCTTTCAAAATTTCTCGTCTCGCTGTCCTCAACAGTGAAATTTGAAAAGATTCAGTCGGTGTAATATCATCCAGTCCAACAATTAGATCAGAAATTAACCCAACGGTGATTCCAAAACTTAGCCCAATAACTAGCCCAGAAACTAGTCCAAAAATTGGCTCGCGAATCAGCCCAAACATCAGCCCAGCAATTAGCCCAACAACTAGCGCACGAATCAGCCCAATAGCCAGCCAATAGGAGCGTTTATGCTTTGGTATGTTAAGCCAGCTTGGTTGCATTTGCTCAATCAACAACTCTACTTGGTTTTGCCTTTGTAGTTGACCAGCCAACCAGCCAAGATAGGTTCGTGTTTGTAAATATTTAGGCTCTTTTGCCACCGTGGCAAAAGCCCATGTACTCTGACGATTTTCTTTGCGGCGATCTCTCTGCCGCTTGTCGTAGCTTAACTGCTCTTCAACGTACTTTTCCAGCAGTTCGGCTTTCGTGCGAAATGGTTGCTGGTTATAAACTGTTGCTGCCATTGCCACAAATAAAGGCACTCGTAACAACCCTAGCGCTCCTTCAGAGGTTGGCAATATCATCTGCTGCATCTCTGGCGTTGCCTGAATTTGCTGCCACAACTCAACGCGATTGACTGCTTGTAGATAAGTCTGAATTTGCTCATCACTTAATGGCTGCAAACAGAGTGCGCCTCGCAAATTACCTAACCGCACCTCAGCAGTCTTAAATTCCTTCACCCGACAACAAACTACAAGCTGCGGATAATGTTGAGCAAATTCATCCAGCTTGACCGTACATTTTTTCTGCCGAGCTAGACCCAACTCATCCAGCCCATCTATTAACGGCAATAACACTCGTTTGTCTAGCCATTGCTCATAGCACTTCAGCTTGCAATCGCCGCCAAAGTTGTCGTAAAGCTGCTCAACTAACCAATCGCGAATGCTCTGGTTATCATTCCTCCACGTAGAAAGCTCAAAAATTACGGGAATGATGGTGCGAGGGTTGGCGATCGCTCCGTTCAAGAGTTGTTCAGTCAACCCCAACAGTGCTGTAGTCTTGCCTGCCCCTGGCGTTCCCAAAATCAGCAGCTTGCCTTCGATATCTTCTCGACCAAAGACCTCGATCAGCAATTGCTCTATTTTTAGAGTCTGAGATGCTTGCCCTTCAATACTTAACGTCCTCATGGCTGCTAAGGGCGATCGATTCACCTGCTGGGGTTGCTCCTCCAAGCCAACTTCCATCCTGGCTTGCTGCTGTGCCAGGGTATCCTTTAACCGCTTCCGCACCTCTACCCGTTGCTGTTGAAGAATCTGGGCTGCCCATTCCCAATCAACCCGTGGCGCAGACGACACAGCTTCTCTAGATCCAAACAAATTCACCACCGTATTATTGATGGTTGCTTGGTTGCTACTGGAATTTTGAAAACTTAAAGCGTCCCGCCCTGCCTGAGATTGTTGGGTGTCGCTATCGGTAAAACTGCTGTTAGCGATCGATTGCTTTTGAAATGGATCGGGAGAGGCCATGAAGTTTTTGAGGCTGACAGCAGCAGATTATCCAATGCTTAACTGCTGATTTATGGTTAGAGACGCTAAGTCAGCAGAATTTAGTTGTCTTTAAAGTAATCCAAACTAGCTATAAACCCAGGAATTTTGTCGCAGCACCTAGCCAAGGAGCAATTTCTTTAAAGACTGCTTGTGTCTTGTCCCATAGCTTCGTGGCTTTGTCTGCTGTTTCGATCGCATCTCCCATCCGCTTGAGATTCTTCGCCACTACATCTTTATCGGCGTCTTCCTGCTTTGCTTCTCGCTTCGCCGATTTGAGATAGTCTAATGCCTCTTCCTCTTGATCCGCAGGTAACTGAGCTGCCTTTACTTCTGTCTCCAACTCTTCCAACAGCTTGACAATATCTGCCCCAGTTAGTCCTAGTCCTTGCTGTTGTGCTGCTAGATTGCCTACCTGATTCGCTGTGGCATCCCGTCCTGCCTGGGTCATCTGTATCTGACTCCCCACCACATTCGCGCCATCAATCGACTGTGATTGTGGGAGCTGATCCGACTGTGGCTTCTTTTTTTCAAACATAAGGACTCTCCTAAAGTTGGCTGTAGAGAGACTATCATCCGAAACTTCTAAAAGCTGTGAGAGCGATCGCCCTCCAACTCTCACACTTCAACCCCTAAACCCAAAACTTCAGCTACAAAACCTCAAGTGCTAGGTTCAGACACCAAACCTCGCCTTCAGGTCTCGAAGTGCCACAAATTAAACTCCAAACGTCACAGTGCCGATCGCAAAAAGGGCAAAACTACCTCGGCAACGGCTGCGGGATATTCCTCATGCAGACCCAAAGACCCCGGAATTTGTCTCGACTCCACACCCGGTAAGACTGCGATCGCTTCCATCTCGGCTTTAGATTTGGGTGGGGCTTGTTCGCCGATCACGACCATGATTGGGGTGGGTAAAGGTTGGAACCAAGTTAAGAAATCAGCGCGATCGCGGACGGGGTCTAAGGCTCCGGTGACAAAGGCGGCAGGGGCAAAGCGGGCACCGGGTTGTTGGGTGCTATGCCAGCGGCGATCGACGAACTCTGGCGTGACGTTGGCGGGGTCAGCATAGACGTGACGACGATACATCAACGCTAGAAAAGACGGGGTGGTGTTGAGTTTGTAGAGCGCTTGACCGAGGAGGGGCGATCGCACAGTGTCTCGCACTACACCTGCGCCTTTGGGCTGCACTCCCATTGTCGGTAGAGGGCCGCGCCAAGTAGGAGCGACTAGAGCCACGCGAGACAAGACACCAGATTGTTGTGCTAACTTCATCGCGTATCCGGCGGCATGGCCTGCTGCCACAATCGCCACAGGCTGCTGAAACACCGTTCGGACGAAGTCTTGCAGCAACTGGTGATAGACAACGGGTTCGTAGTTGATTGGGGGGCGAGCGGATTCTCCAAACCCCAGCCAATCGATCGCCGTAACTTGAAACTCAGCCGCCAACCGTTGGGCAAGTCCTGCCATTTCTGCCCGTGTAGAAACGGTGCTAAAAGCGGGTAGCAGTAGCACAGGTGCGCCTTGGCCTAGGGTTTCATAGGCGATCGCAAATTGCTGGCCTTGATAAGTCCAGAGAAACTGTTGCACAGTGCCACTCATTTCTGTGGTGGCAGTTGTGTTGAGGGCTTGTAATTGCTGAGTCATATCAAAAAAATTTAATTTCAGTCTCAATTAGTCTGACGAAACCGTAGGGGCGAAGCATTCGGGCAGCGATTTTGAGTCTCAGAGAGAATCGATTTACCGAATGCTTCGCCCCTACCCTTAGGCAATTTCTAGGCTTCAATCAACTGGCGGAACCATTCATCTTCCCAGAGGCGATCGAAGGCGATATCGGTTTTGGCTTCTTCCCGGTACTTCGGATCAAGTTCGATCGCGCGTTTCAAGTTTTGTAGCGCGGGTTCTACCTCACCCTGTAGGGCGTAGCAGTTGGCTTTGTTGTAGACTGCACTTGCATAGTCTGGTTGCAGCTTCAAGGCTTTGTCTAGGCTTTCTAGGGCTTCGGGGTCGCGGCCTAACTGCACTAGGGCATAACCGCGCTTATCCCAAGCTTTGGGGGATTCTGGCTTCAGCTCAATTACTTTATCAAACGAGGCGATCGCTTCTTCGTACTGTTGCACTTCCAGCAGTGCCAAGCCTCGATTCATCCAAGCCACGGCATCATCTGGTTGGTACTGTACTGCTTTGTCGAAGGACTTGAACGCTTCTTTGGGTTGCTGTAGGGTGCCAAGTGCTACGCCCCGGTTAACCCAAGCTTCGTGATAGTCAGGCTTTAGCTCTAGGGCTTGATCGAAGGAGGCGATCGCGTTTTCGTAACGCTTCAGGCGACCCAAGGTTAAGCCACGGCTCAGCCATGCTTTGTAATTATTGGGTTCCGTTTGCACCACTTTCTCAAAGGTGGCAAAGGCGGCATCGTACTGTTGCAATTCCTTCAGGGCCAAACCCCGGTGGTAGAGCGCGTCTGTATGGCTGGGGTTGAGTTCCAAGACTTTGTCAAAGGCGGCGATCGCTTCTTCATACCGCTCCGCTTCAAAGGCGCGATTGCCTTGCTCCACAAATTCATCAGGCCGCAGGAATAGCTCTGGGCGGTTGGTCTGGAGGGTGGTGAGTTGCTCAGCCAGGGTTTGCAACTGGGGTTGAATTTCAGATTGCACCGTCGTGATTTGGTCGTTTAGCGCTTGTAATTGCGGCTGAGTCGCAGATTCTAAAGCGGTAATTTGGTCACGCAGGGTTTGAAGTTGCGATTGCGCGGCTGCTACAGTGGCAATCTGTTCGCTCAGGCTTTGCAATTTTTGCTGCATATCGGACATGAAACCTTCCGCGATCTGTTGCGGTGAGATCTCTGCGAGTTGCTGCAAGATCTGATCTTTTTGAGCCTGTGCCCCAGTTTGCAGTTCGGTTAGGCGGGCGGCAAATTCTGACTTTAACTGCTCTAGATTCTGGACGGCAGCGTCTTTATGGTTGCCTGTATCAGTTTGAAGCCGTACCAACTGGGTGGCAAATTCGGTTTCGGCGCGATCCAAGTTGCCCAAAATTTGGACGCTCTTTTGTTGTGCTTGAGTTTGAGCGTCTTGCTGTAACTGAGCCAACCGAGCGGCAAAGTCAGTTCGTACTTGCTCCAAATTGCCCAAGCCTTGATCTTTTTGTTGTTGTACCGCCGTTTGCAACCCTGCCAGTTGATTGGCAAAGTCCTGCTGTGACTTTTGCAATTGCTGGAGAAGTTGCTCTTGCTGGCGTTGGGCGTTGGTGTAGAGCACTTCCAGACGAGGGGCAAAATCGGTTTTCTGTTGCTCCAGGCTTTGGAATACCGTTTCTTTGTGCTGCTGGGCGCTGGCTTGCAGTTGGGCTAACTCAGCGGCAAAGTCGGAGCGAACGCGGTCTAGGTCGCCCAAGCCTTGATCTTTCTGTTGTTGCACTGCGGCCTGGAGCGCTGCTAGTTGCGCGGCAAAGTCCTGTTGCGATCGCTGCAACCCTTGCAAGACTTGTTCCTGCTCGTGGCGGGTGGCAGCTTCGAGTTCGGCTAAGTGAGGGGCAAATCCAGATTTGAGCTGCTCCAGGTCTTGCAGGATGGTGTCTTTGTGTTGTTGTGCCCCAGTTTGCAACTGTGCCAATTGCGCCGCAAATTCAGCCCGGA from Trichocoleus desertorum ATA4-8-CV12 carries:
- a CDS encoding tetratricopeptide repeat protein, which gives rise to MKRQNQDIFALVPRGGIALSILLLSVGVANAQPTRSKTLLPLDSSLVAQQLDVLPSGELIAQVPSNEVVAEQVQAEVNRTLGRAITLFNVLLTVLIVLLGTAIATLWFLRRAVINEIAIRAKEQIEELGTLEVQVTKATEDARDVLDAAEAIAERVEHEAKNLQKRMAQEKGHLADLAIDLSETKSQLLTELQTQLQTAKQRLAEFESDFTTHIAELQSGSQERQARTLETFAIAERDFATQLTQLQAIAQQHKESIVADLEAVKAEFTPQVTELHTVAQHQQAEVLEKLHQSEQHFVGQQAEVLEKLHQSEQHFVGQLAEFIAIAQQRRDVTLQDLETVKTELTPQLSELHTVAQRQQEQVLQDLQRSAQGFTAQLTDLKTTVQQQKEQGIGNLEAVRSDFASYLVQLQTAAQQQQEQVLQKLQQWQQDFAMQLTDLQVSLQQQRDQGVGDLETVRAEFAAQLAQLQTGAQQHKDTILQDLEQLKSGFAPHLAELEAATRHEQEQVLQGLQRSQQDFAAQLAALQAAVQQQKDQGLGDLDRVRSDFAAELAQLQASAQQHKETVFQSLEQQKTDFAPRLEVLYTNAQRQQEQLLQQLQKSQQDFANQLAGLQTAVQQQKDQGLGNLEQVRTDFAARLAQLQQDAQTQAQQKSVQILGNLDRAETEFATQLVRLQTDTGNHKDAAVQNLEQLKSEFAARLTELQTGAQAQKDQILQQLAEISPQQIAEGFMSDMQQKLQSLSEQIATVAAAQSQLQTLRDQITALESATQPQLQALNDQITTVQSEIQPQLQTLAEQLTTLQTNRPELFLRPDEFVEQGNRAFEAERYEEAIAAFDKVLELNPSHTDALYHRGLALKELQQYDAAFATFEKVVQTEPNNYKAWLSRGLTLGRLKRYENAIASFDQALELKPDYHEAWVNRGVALGTLQQPKEAFKSFDKAVQYQPDDAVAWMNRGLALLEVQQYEEAIASFDKVIELKPESPKAWDKRGYALVQLGRDPEALESLDKALKLQPDYASAVYNKANCYALQGEVEPALQNLKRAIELDPKYREEAKTDIAFDRLWEDEWFRQLIEA
- a CDS encoding BON domain-containing protein yields the protein MGWLDRIFGQEKADAAPAAPTATPSTPTAATTQAATSAPATIPPERVGLNGEYDQSGLAKRVAQAFDRDPNVGDIETLWVAQTGSTVVLKGKAPNEQELQTMVAIARGINGATEVDTSQVTIGE
- a CDS encoding methyltransferase domain-containing protein gives rise to the protein MNQTLQNQLASEYQLAETTYAIAGQKLTIFNVANNYELLDKIDPDDFQKDERMPYWAEIWPASIALAEFVLTHARFRQARCLELGSGVGVVSVAGAIAGAQMLTTDYFVEALDFAQLNASANQVTIKTQLLDWREITLTQQFDYILAADVLYEERNHLPILQAIAQLLALGGTAYISDPQRTIAKKFIELATEHGFKLETITIPVAWRELTLSIDIHALSR
- a CDS encoding DUF3593 domain-containing protein, with protein sequence MSKESLFAISLFPYLGFLWFLTRSGQTPRLALIGFYLTLLFVAVTIPAGIYAKVAYGANLADIDWLHGGAELFLTLSNIFVVVGFRQAVVEKQRSLP
- the csaB gene encoding polysaccharide pyruvyl transferase CsaB — encoded protein: MESVRAVLCGYYGKGNGGDEALLASLLQMLPNHVTPIVLSGDSAQTQAAYGVEACDRKTPQVLVPALKQANVLIWGGGSLMQDVTSAASPVYYGGLMGLAQRFGLKTIAWAQGVGPLNRSFTRWLARQAFTNCDAVSVRDQGSAALLSEWQVPFLLAPDPVWALEAKLVEGLWDLPAPRVAVALRSHSSLTPERLATFTQALIDFQKATQTCILLVPFQPAQDLAIAEAIQPQLPGPSKILSLSDPQQLKGVFRGVEMAIAMRYHGLIMAAAEGCRCFALSYDPKVSQLMSELEIPGWDLVGGSPHPVMPDDAHAISQAWIECYANGEPLSANQIQSLVDRALMHRDLLHQALQGL
- a CDS encoding DUF2499 domain-containing protein, translated to MHALSIPTWIIHISSVLEWMAAIWLIWTYAEVSQNRAWRSLSLGMLPALVSAMCACTWHFFDNPASLEWLVTFQAAMTVVGNFTLLFAGWWIWRASRKGDVVPPLDSK
- a CDS encoding alpha/beta fold hydrolase, giving the protein MSGTVQQFLWTYQGQQFAIAYETLGQGAPVLLLPAFSTVSTRAEMAGLAQRLAAEFQVTAIDWLGFGESARPPINYEPVVYHQLLQDFVRTVFQQPVAIVAAGHAAGYAMKLAQQSGVLSRVALVAPTWRGPLPTMGVQPKGAGVVRDTVRSPLLGQALYKLNTTPSFLALMYRRHVYADPANVTPEFVDRRWHSTQQPGARFAPAAFVTGALDPVRDRADFLTWFQPLPTPIMVVIGEQAPPKSKAEMEAIAVLPGVESRQIPGSLGLHEEYPAAVAEVVLPFLRSAL